ATGGACAGGGGAATCAGCAGTCCTGGGGTCAGGCAGCCCCTCACTGAAGAATGACACCCTGCCCACGCGGCCTGGGGAGTCAGGGCCTCAGGTCGTGTCAGGCAGCCCTGAGGAGGTGCATGTGTCCTCCACAGCCTCAGGCGGGGCCACCTAGGACTTGCCCAGGCCACACACTGGCCTGTGCCCTGCCTGCCTCGGAGGTTTCCTGCCTTCAGCTGACGCAGTCATAGAATGTTACTGTCCCTGGAGACCCCTCCTTCACCCTCCAAGGGCAAGTCACACCTGTCTACACCCTTCACCCAGACACCTGTCACCTTCACTAAGTGTGTGTCTCCTTTACCCAGACATTAGGGGCATCTGGAGCAAGGTGGTAAATTCCTAAAAGGATTTCTGAGGGGGAGGGGGTGCTGTGACAGAGCCCAGGCTCAAGGAGGAGTCCCAAGGGAGGAATCCCATTTCACAGGTGGGCAAAGGGGCTCAGACTGGAGCATAGGCCCTGGCCCCGCGGCtcagggtggaggagggagagggcagCTAGGGCTGTCCCCCGGCCACCCTACTCAGTGGGCGCGTGGCAGCCTGGCAGATGGGAGGGCTCTGAGGCACTGGCTTTCCTTGCCCCTGGCCCTCAGTTCCCTGCAACTGAGCAGGGTCCCTCCAGGAGCCGTGCCCATAGCCTCGCCCTGCCAGTGGCATCGCCCCAGCATTAGGGGTTCCCAGCACCTTCTGGGGCAAAGCCTGGGTGCCTCCAGAAGCCCCCTGGAAAATGCAAACTCATGATGATTCTGTGGGTTGACAAATATTCTCGTTTCCCCACAAAAAGGCTTGGGGGAGGAGCTGACAAGGGGAGGGAATCAGGTCTCCGGCACAGGCTCAGCAGccggagtgtgtgtgtgtgtgtgtgtgtgtgtgtgtgtgtgtgtgtgtgtgtgtgagagagagagagagaggcacatGAGGTGTGAGGAGGGAGCAATGTGGGGGACATCTGAGGTGGGGAGGCAGTGCCTGGGGGCTTATCCGAGGCAGGTGAGTCCATGTGGAGGGCGTCCTGGCTGGGGGTCTGTGCCAGCAGCTGGATGTGGGGATGCCGGGAACACCAGGGCCAACCCCAGCTGGAGCAGTCATAGCTGCAGTCATCTCTGAAACCCCCTGAGACTGAGGAGCAAGGGAGGCTGAGAGAACCTGAACATTTAATATGGTCAGCACCTTGTAAGGTGAAGGTGTGTTTTttatacaaattataaataatgaaaaatacgCATTTAGAAAAAGAAGCAGCAGTCCCCTTGGCGGGCCGGCTGGAGGACTCTTTGGTTGAGTGGCGGGTGAGGCCCTGGGTCAGGGGTCTGTCAGAGCCCCCCTAGGTCATCTGCCAGGAAGGCCAGCAGGTAGCGGCTGACATGTCTGTCGATGATGACAGGTGAGAAACCGAGGACGCGCCGGGTCCCTGGCAGGCCCTTGGGGTCTAGAAGACAAAAGGGGAGGCGAAAGCTCAAGAACCAGTCCCAGAGGTGAATTCTGTGTTTCCATCCCTCCTGCGGGGGTGGGTGAGAGCGGGCACTGGGACAGGGTGCTCCCTCCCGGTCATGGTCTCGGCTTGAGTTGAAAAGACAAGAATTAGGGCAGATTCCAGAGACCCCAGCTCCCACCCGAGTGACCCACGGGCCTTTGAGTCCTGccatgtgtgcctgtgtccctGCACCCAGTAAGCCTCCCAGCACGACAAACTCAGGCATCACAGAAAAGGGAGACGGGGCGGGCCAGGCTGGGTGCCAGTAGAGGGGCCCTGGAAGGCTCCTGTGCATCAGGCCTGTGGCTGGTGGAGAGACCCAAGGCCCTGGGGCACGTGACCTGCTCAAGGGCCCCACATGGTTCAAGGTCACAGGTGTGGCAGGGCTTTGTAACACCCAGAGTCCTGGCTGCACCCCTCCTCCCGCTAGAGGTCATCATTCTCTGGTTCCCAAGGGTGGCAGGGGCCAGTGGATGCTGGGAGCCTCCTCACATCCCCTTTCTCAGAAGCCCTGCAAGGTGACACCATCCCACTGCACAAGCTGGACACCGAGGTATGGAGAGGCCAAGGGGTCCCAAATTGGGCAGGGTCTGGGGCCCTGGCTTGGTGGCAGAGGGGAAGCAGGCCCGGCCCCATGAGGATCCGCTTGCACCCACCTGGTGGATAGCAGTACAGGAGCAGGGCCAGTCCCACAGCAAGGCCCAGGCCAGCCAGGAAGCTCATGGGTCCTGGGGAGAAACCAGCATGAACAGGGCTCCCCTGGGCCTCAGAGGGGTGGGGTCCTGAGGCCCGGGGGCTGCGCAGGGGAGTGGGGGTGCCAGGCTGAGGTGCTGCCTGAAGAGCCCCCAAGCAAGCACCTTAGGGGGTCTGTCACCAACAGAAGGCCAAGAATGGAGCCAGACTTGGGGTGGAGAAGCCCCTGAGGTGGAGATGGAGCCCTGGGGAGGgtaaagagagagggaaagagagggaggggcaGCAGGGAGGTGTTACCCCTGTCACTCAGCTCGCCGCTCTGGCTGCCCGAGTCTAGCTCTGTGCAATCTGAGTTCTCTGGAAACAAAACCACAGAGCATGATTAGTCAACGGGCAGGGCCGGAGAGCAAGGTAGTCACCCCACAGGAAGCCCAAGGCTGCTGCTGCCTCCTGGGGCCGCCAGGCCGAGGCACCTGAGGCCAGCCCTCCTCAGGGAACTATGCGCAGTCTGGGTCTTCTCCTCTGGTCCAGCTCCTGTGACTTCAAGTGCCACAGGCATGGGGAAAGCCATTGTACCCTGGTGGCCACAGGCACCAAACGCAGCATGAACATCGCTGTGGACAGCATGGCTGCTGTCGGCATGGTGGCTGCCTCACTGGGTGCAGCTGGGCCAGGAGCTTTCTGCCCAGGCCTCCCCGGGAGGCTCTCCAGCCTGTGACCTGGAAGGGCCTAAAGGCACCCAGGAGCCACAGAAGGTGCTCTACCTCCAGTGGGGCTGAGGCTTGGCCCTGCCTGGTTTTGAAAGCCCCCTGTGGCATACTCGTGGCTGCGGAGGGAGAGCCAGTCCCACCTGCAGGGCTGGGCCTCCCCTCAAGCTCTGCCTGCCCACCGTCTGCACTGTGTCCTGGGAGGCCTCCGGGGGGGTCAGAGACCCCAGCCCAGTAGCCTGGGGCGAGCCACCCAGTCCCTCTGGTCTCTGTCCTGTTGTCTAAGGGCCAAGGGGCAGCAGCCCCTCCTCCAGGGACCCTGAGCACAGAGGCGTCAGATCAGAGTTGCCATCTTCACCTTGATGTGCCCCCCACGTCCCGGCAGCTCTGTGGGCCCAGGCTACTGGCATCTACATGACTCCCAGGGCCTGAGTGCACACTGCCTGAGGACAGGAGCCTCAAACCTGAAATGCACGTGCTTCGGACCAGCCATCCGTGCCTGACAATGCCCTATGGAAACACCCACACGTGTGCAGATCGCTGCAATGAAAGGGTCCATCATGGGGTTGGGTAATTCCAGCTGGGACTGCCTAGGAGCGCCATGCAGCTGTGGGAACAAGGCTGCTGTCCACACAGACATGAAGGGATTCCCGTGGAATGAGGTTAGAAAAGGAAGGGCAAGAGTGGACGTACAAGATGCCCCATGCTGTGTGAAAACTGccatgagagagagagacggaggaaGGGGGAGAAAGTGCAAGACAAAGACCAACATCTGCACTGCCTGTGCCTGCCACACTCTCCCCTTGGGGCCAGAGGGTGGCCTCTGGGGAGGGGCTGAGGCGAGAGGGGATGCCAGGCCTGGGCTGCAGCAGACTTGGGTGGTCATGGAGGACATCCATGCCATCAACAGCAGGCTGGGGTGCCCTCCCTGGCCCAGCACCAAGCATGCATGGTTGGGGACGTGGAACTTACGCAGAGCGTGGCGGCTGGGCAGGCGGCTGTGCAGGGGCTGGGCATGGATATACAGGGCTCGGTAGAACTCCTGGCAGTCCCGCTCACTGCTCCGCTGCAGGTGGCTCAGGAGGTCACACAGCCTCACACGCAAGGATGCCTTGGGGTTCCGGAACTGAGGGTACAAGGGGGTGTCAGGGAAGATCAGGCCGGGGAGCTGGCTGTGGGTCAGGGCAGGGCACCAAGGTCAGGccctcagcctcagcttccccattgGGTGTCAGGACACCTGCTGGATGGCAGCTCCTGTGACAACCTGCCCCTCACCCACACCACATAGTGCCTGGCATTGCCTGTGTCACAGGCATCACTGCTACTCCCCACACTCCCTGTGGAGTGGGATGTTGGGAAACAGGCTGGGAGCGGTCACAAAGAAAGCACggggctggccgggtgcggtggctcacgcctgtaatcccagcactttgggaggctgaggcaggcagatcacgaggtcaggagatcgagaccatcctggcaaacacagtgaaaccccgtctctactaaaaatacaaaaaaattagccaggtgtggtggtgggcacctgtagtcccagctactcaggaggctgagccaggagaatggtgtgaacctgggaggtggagcttgcagtgagctgagatcgtgccactgcactctagcctgagagacagagcaagactccgtctcaaaaaaaagaaagcacagggCTGGTGACATCATTCCAAGTGTTGGGACATAGTGTGGCTTCCTGTGTGACCTTAGCCAGCTACTCCACCCCTCTGAGActtggtttcttcatttgtaaaaaggGGATAATGAACCCTCATGGTAGGCTGTGATAGGGAATTAATGAAGTGATGGTATAAGTGCTAACTTCTGTTATTTTGCAGTCTACAGAATGtgattcaagtttttaaaaagtaagttgaagccgggcgcgatggctcatgcctataatcctagcactttgggaggccaaggcaggcggatcaggagttcgaggtcaggagtttgacaccagcctggccaacatggtgaaacctcatctctactaaaagtacaaaaaattaactgggcatgatggtgcatgtttaatcccagcttcctgggaggccgaggccagaggatcgcttgaaactgggaggcagaggttgcactgagccgagatcacaccactgcactccagcctgggcaacagagacttcatctcaaaaaaaaaaaaaaaggttgacaaAAGTATTGGCTCTTTTGATGTGTATGACAGAGAAATGTGTGGTTCTCAAGGTCAGCGGACAGGCCACTGGGCCTTGACCTCCAGGACCTGGAGTCTGTGGCCTGGTGC
The nucleotide sequence above comes from Symphalangus syndactylus isolate Jambi chromosome 3, NHGRI_mSymSyn1-v2.1_pri, whole genome shotgun sequence. Encoded proteins:
- the CARD19 gene encoding caspase recruitment domain-containing protein 19 isoform X1; this translates as MTPERIHSGPAVIVATETTVHPCNHPNEVAGQAMRSSAADQTYCDRLVQDTPFLTGHGRLNEQQVDRIILQLNRYYPQILTNKEAEKFRNPKASLRVRLCDLLSHLQRSSERDCQEFYRALYIHAQPLHSRLPSRHALQNSDCTELDSGSQSGELSDRGNTSLLPLPLFPSLFTLPRAPSPPQGLLHPKSGSILGLLLVTDPLRCLLGGSSGSTSAWHPHSPAQPPGLRTPPL
- the CARD19 gene encoding caspase recruitment domain-containing protein 19 isoform X3 yields the protein MTPERIHSGPAVIVATETTVHPCNHPNEVAGQAMRSSAADQTYCDRLVQDTPFLTGHGRLNEQQVDRIILQLNRYYPQILTNKEAEKFRNPKASLRVRLCDLLSHLQRSSERDCQEFYRALYIHAQPLHSRLPSRHALRPMSFLAGLGLAVGLALLLYCYPPDPKGLPGTRRVLGFSPVIIDRHVSRYLLAFLADDLGGL
- the CARD19 gene encoding caspase recruitment domain-containing protein 19 isoform X5; the encoded protein is MTDQTYCDRLVQDTPFLTGHGRLNEQQVDRIILQLNRYYPQILTNKEAEKFRNPKASLRVRLCDLLSHLQRSSERDCQEFYRALYIHAQPLHSRLPSRHALQNSDCTELDSGSQSGELSDRGPMSFLAGLGLAVGLALLLYCYPPDPKGLPGTRRVLGFSPVIIDRHVSRYLLAFLADDLGGL
- the CARD19 gene encoding caspase recruitment domain-containing protein 19 isoform X2, with the translated sequence MTPERIHSGPAVIVATETTVHPCNHPNEVAGQAMRSSAADQTYCDRLVQDTPFLTGHGRLNEQQVDRIILQLNRYYPQILTNKEAEKFRNPKASLRVRLCDLLSHLQRSSERDCQEFYRALYIHAQPLHSRLPSRHALQNSDCTELDSGSQSGELSDRGPMSFLAGLGLAVGLALLLYCYPPDPKGLPGTRRVLGFSPVIIDRHVSRYLLAFLADDLGGL
- the CARD19 gene encoding caspase recruitment domain-containing protein 19 isoform X6 — encoded protein: MTDQTYCDRLVQDTPFLTGHGRLNEQQVDRIILQLNRYYPQILTNKEAEKFRNPKASLRVRLCDLLSHLQRSSERDCQEFYRALYIHAQPLHSRLPSRHALRPMSFLAGLGLAVGLALLLYCYPPDPKGLPGTRRVLGFSPVIIDRHVSRYLLAFLADDLGGL
- the CARD19 gene encoding caspase recruitment domain-containing protein 19 isoform X7, producing MTDQTYCDRLVQDTPFLTGHGRLNEQQVDRIILQLNRYYPQILTNKEAEKVLRRTHELPGWPGPCCGTGPAPVLLSTRPQGPARDPARPRFLTCHHRQTCQPLPAGLPGR
- the CARD19 gene encoding caspase recruitment domain-containing protein 19 isoform X4 produces the protein MTDQTYCDRLVQDTPFLTGHGRLNEQQVDRIILQLNRYYPQILTNKEAEKFRNPKASLRVRLCDLLSHLQRSSERDCQEFYRALYIHAQPLHSRLPSRHALQNSDCTELDSGSQSGELSDRGNTSLLPLPLFPSLFTLPRAPSPPQGLLHPKSGSILGLLLVTDPLRCLLGGSSGSTSAWHPHSPAQPPGLRTPPL